A single genomic interval of Lucilia cuprina isolate Lc7/37 chromosome 2, ASM2204524v1, whole genome shotgun sequence harbors:
- the LOC111679037 gene encoding large neutral amino acids transporter small subunit 1: MSERYGSNVTTNLVELTDRNKATTTTNDGNGTTTTDLAAEENAPLEGAGAEEKIVLKRKLTLMNGVAIIVGTIIGSGIFIAPTGVFQNTESVGSSLLIWAACGILSTIGALCYAELGTSITRSGGDYAYLLVAFGPLVGFLRLWIALLIIRPTTQTIVALTFAQYAAKPFFEDCNPPDNAVKLLAAVCLCFLTAINCLSVKWSMKVQDIFTAGKLLALVMIILAGIYQMCLGHTENFENIWEGKYGIENIGFAFYSGLFAFGGWNYLNFVTEELQDPYKNLPRAIWIAMPLVTGIYVLVNLAYFVVVSKTEMLSSLAVAVTFGNRMFGSLAFMVPIFVALSTFGGVNGVLFTSARLFATGAQEGHLPKFFQLFHVKQQTPIPSLIFSCLMSILMLLSADVYALINYFSSILWLSVVASIAGMLWLRKTRPDIPRPIRVHTALPIIFIICCIVLVLMPSLTQPMNLLVGIAITLAGVPFYYLCIAWKDKPKYYGRISYAIVNVCRALFNTSIIEANNDIKN; the protein is encoded by the exons ATGTCTGAACGTTATGGCAGCAATGTTACAACAAATTTAGTCGAATTAACAGATCGtaataaagcaacaacaaccactAATGATGGTAATGGTACAACAACGACCGATTTGGCGGCTGAGGAGAATGCACCGCTGGAAGGTGCTGGCGCTGAGGAAAAAATCGTACTTAAACGTAAACTAACACTTATGAATGGTGTCGCAATAATTGTGGGCACCATTATCGGTTCTGGCATATTTATAGCACCAACTGGAGTTTTTCAAAATACTGA ATCAGTTGGCAGTTCACTTTTAATATGGGCAGCTTGTGGTATTCTATCAACAATTGGAGCATTATGTTATGCTGAATTGGGCACTAGTATTACACGTTCTGGTGGAGATTATGCCTATTTGTTGGTGGCATTTGGTCCACTAGTTGGATTTTTAAGATTATGGATTGCACTGTTAATCATACGGCCAACTACACAG ACAATTGTTGCCTTAACATTTGCACAGTATGCGGCGAAACCATTTTTCGAAGATTGCAATCCTCCAGATAATGCCGTTAAGTTATTGGCTGCCGTTTGTTTAT GTTTCTTAACGGCCATTAATTGTTTGTCGGTAAAATGGTCTATGAAGGTGCAAGATATTTTCACTGCTGGAAAGCTTTTAGCTTTAGTTATGATCATTTTAGCTGGTATCTATCAGATGTGTTTGGGTCATAccgaaaatttcgaaaatatctGGGAGGGCAAGTATGGCATAGAAAATATTGGATTTGCTTTCTATTCGGGACTATTTGCCTTTGGTGGTTggaattatttgaattttgtaaCTGAAGAATTACAAGATCCTTACAA AAATCTACCACGTGCTATCTGGATTGCCATGCCTCTAGTGACGGGTATTTATGTACTCGTAAATCTAGCCTATTTTGTGGTGGTCTCCAAAACTGAAATGTTAAGTTCCTTAGCGGTGGCGGTAACATTTGGTAATCGTATGTTTGGTTCTCTGGCATTTATGGTACCGATATTTGTGGCATTAAGTACATTCGGAGGCGTCAATGGTGTGTTATTTACATCGGCTCGTTTATTTGCCACTGGTGCTCAAGAGGGACATTTACCCAAATTCTTTCAACTTTTTCATGTTAAACAACAAACTCCCATACCATCATTGATATTTTCG tgTCTGATGTCTATATTGATGTTATTATCGGCCGATGTTTATGCTTTAATCAACTATTTCAGTTCCATTTTATGGCTTTCGGTTGTGGCCAGTATAGCGGGCATGTTATGGTTAAGAAAAACGAg gCCTGATATACCACGCCCTATAAGAGTTCATACCGCTTTACcgataattttcataatttgctGTATAGTACTGGTGCTAATGCCTAGTTTGACTCAACCCATGAATCTTTTGGTTGGTATTGCTATTACTTTAGCGGGAGTGCCTTTCTATTATTTGTGTATTGCCTGGAAGGATAAACCCAAATATTATGGACGCATATCTTATGCTATAGTAAATGTATGTCGGGCTCTTTTTAACACCAGCATAATTGAAGCAAATAATGATATCAAAAATTAA